In the genome of Quercus robur chromosome 3, dhQueRobu3.1, whole genome shotgun sequence, one region contains:
- the LOC126718786 gene encoding glutathione S-transferase U10-like isoform X2, translated as MEEKKGEVVLFRTWSSPICTRVEIALKLKGISYEYVEEDLTNKSELFLSLNPVHKKVPVLVHNGKSIAESLVILEYIEECWNTTPKLLPEDPYQRAKLRFWANYYDQKIVPSFYIIIVSKDKEREKAIEDLSQLLKVFEEGIEKDFPGQSPFFNGEILGYLGIVIGSHACNYQAFDDAIGVVLISEKNPEFLSWINALKNCPLMRETLPPHDKLVAKLSARLKST; from the exons ATGGAGGAGAAGAAAGGTGAAGTTGTCCTGTTTAGAACATGGTCCAGCCCAATCTGCACTAGAGTTGAGATAGCCCTCAAACTAAAAGGCATATCCTATGAGTATGTGGAGGAAGATTTGACAAACAAAAGTGAGTTGTTCCTTAGCCTCAATCCAGTCCATAAGAAAGTACCTGTGCTTGTTCACAATGGGAAATCCATTGCTGAGTCCCTCGTTATCCTTGAATACATAGAAGAGTGCTGGAATACCACCCCAAAACTATTGCCTGAGGATCCTTACCAAAGGGCAAAACTACGCTTTTGGGCCAACTATTATGATCAAAAg ATTGTGCCAAGCTTCTACATCATCATCGTGTCCAAAgacaaggagagagagaaagccaTTGAAGACTTGAGCCAATTGCTTAAGGTGTTTGAAGAAGGTATTGAAAAGGATTTTCCAGGGCAGTCTCCATTCTTCAATGGCGAGATCCTAGGTTATCTTGGTATCGTTATTGGCTCACATGCATGCAACTACCAAGCTTTTGATGACGCCATTGGTGTGGTACTCATATCAGAAAAGAATCCAGAGTTTCTCTCGTGGATCAATGCTCTGAAGAACTGCCCTCTGATGAGGGAGACACTACCACCTCATGACAAATTGGTTGCCAAGTTGAGTGCTAGACTTAAGTCTACTTAA